The following are from one region of the Entelurus aequoreus isolate RoL-2023_Sb linkage group LG17, RoL_Eaeq_v1.1, whole genome shotgun sequence genome:
- the LOC133632591 gene encoding flavin reductase (NADPH)-like has product MKIAVLGATGQTGQFVVSQAVQQGHTVIAVVRNPAKLAVHHDNLKVVEANIFSPDSLKSHFSGVDVVVSCLGFPTSFFYSVTGYTLSMSAVITAMQEARVNRLITMTSWYTDPNSGTQSPYLIRFLLLPMIRSVLTNMFEMEQFLQSVDDINWTVVRPPGLKNLPSSALEVLSHEGYFVPDSSGRPMGSAMARGDVARFMLSLLNSNAWVKRGVAIITK; this is encoded by the exons aTGAAGATCGCCGTCCTGGGAGCCACCGGGCAGACTGGGCAGTTTGTGGTGAGCCAGGCAGTACAGCAGGGCCACACCGTCATCGCCGTGGTCCGAAACCCGGCCAAACTGGCCGTGCACCATGACAACCTCAAG GTGGTGGAAGCCAACATTTTCTCGCCGGACAGCCTCAAGTCCCACTTTAGTGGGGTGGACGTGGTCGTCTCCTGCCTGGGCTTCCCCACCTCCTTCTTCTACAGCGTGACGGGATACACCCTCTCCATGAGCGCCGTGATCACCGCCATGCAGGAGGCGCGGGTCAACAGGCTCATCACCATGACGTCATGGTACACTGACC CCAACTCCGGAACTCAGTCGCCGTATCTTATCCGCTTCCTGCTGCTGCCCATGATCCGAAGTGTCCTCACCAACATGTTTGAGATGGAGCAGTTCCTGCAGAGTGTGGACGACATCAACTGGACCGTGGTTCGCCCGCCGGGTCTCAAGAACCTGCCCTCCTCAG CGTTGGAGGTCTTGTCCCACGAGGGCTACTTTGTGCCGGACAGCAGCGGCCGCCCGATGGGTAGCGCCATGGCGCGGGGCGACGTGGCCCGCTTCATGCTGTCTCTCCTCAACAGCAACGCCTGGGTCAAGAGGGGAGTCGCCATCATCACCAAATGA